A window of the Mesorhizobium opportunistum WSM2075 genome harbors these coding sequences:
- a CDS encoding DUF736 domain-containing protein: MAEIGVFHKTESGYSGRIRTLLVDAELVLVPTKLSDGKAPDFRIHIGDDSGPEVGAAWKETGQTAGDYLSCRLEDPLFGRRFRAGLFRSDDGSWSLRWIRPKSRPERAR, from the coding sequence ATGGCCGAGATCGGCGTCTTCCACAAAACAGAATCCGGTTATTCCGGACGCATTCGGACGCTGCTGGTGGATGCCGAGCTGGTGCTCGTGCCGACCAAACTATCTGACGGCAAAGCGCCGGATTTTCGCATCCACATCGGTGACGACAGCGGCCCCGAGGTCGGCGCGGCCTGGAAGGAAACCGGACAGACGGCCGGCGACTATCTGTCGTGCCGGTTGGAAGATCCGCTGTTTGGCCGGCGCTTCCGCGCCGGTCTCTTCCGATCCGACGACGGCTCCTGGTCGCTGCGCTGGATCCGGCCGAAATCGCGGCCGGAGCGTGCTCGATGA
- a CDS encoding lytic transglycosylase domain-containing protein produces MSGPSAPKRADGSRPVTPLPGRREALCLIGGMLIVCHAMTGALAQSAPLSRKSADDPYTAPIAEASRRFRVPERWIRAVMHRESARDPRAVSRKGALGLMQIMPATFAELRLRHQLGRDPYDPRNNILAGAAYLRELYDRYGSPGFLAAYNAGPGRYEASLKGRPLPAETRAYVATLRPFWGGGDATGALTAGHANAVSWKVAPLFTVLSGSMAESRLSSSEDPSVAVPSPPLVHELFATGSQPSQLFTGSDIRTSRR; encoded by the coding sequence ATGAGTGGGCCATCGGCGCCAAAACGTGCGGACGGAAGCCGCCCCGTCACTCCGCTGCCTGGCCGGCGAGAAGCACTCTGCCTTATCGGTGGCATGCTGATCGTCTGTCACGCAATGACGGGGGCGCTGGCACAATCCGCGCCACTCTCCCGCAAGTCCGCGGACGATCCTTATACCGCGCCTATTGCCGAGGCGTCGCGTCGTTTCCGCGTTCCCGAGCGCTGGATACGGGCAGTCATGCATCGCGAAAGCGCCCGCGACCCGCGCGCGGTGTCGCGAAAGGGGGCTTTGGGCTTGATGCAGATCATGCCTGCAACCTTTGCCGAGCTGCGCCTTCGTCACCAGCTCGGCCGCGATCCCTATGATCCGCGCAACAACATCCTTGCAGGCGCCGCCTATCTTCGCGAGCTGTATGATCGATACGGTTCACCGGGCTTTCTGGCCGCCTACAATGCCGGGCCAGGGCGTTACGAAGCCTCCTTGAAGGGCCGTCCGCTGCCGGCCGAGACCCGCGCCTACGTTGCGACGCTCCGCCCTTTCTGGGGCGGCGGTGATGCGACCGGCGCGCTCACCGCCGGCCATGCCAACGCCGTCAGCTGGAAGGTCGCGCCGCTGTTCACAGTGCTGTCCGGGTCCATGGCCGAGTCCCGTCTTTCGTCCAGCGAGGACCCTTCCGTCGCGGTCCCGTCACCACCGTTGGTGCACGAGCTTTTCGCGACCGGTTCGCAGCCGAGCCAGTTGTTCACAGGGTCAGACATTCGGACATCGCGGCGATGA
- a CDS encoding relaxase/mobilization nuclease domain-containing protein: MADEREFRIRPGRIRSTRAQQARPFIAQVLAAAKKAGGSISRSGRIVQASRSRFGHGQRASIQANRLITSRSRGAVVKARVVRHSVRAAPLGTHLNYLRREGVSRDGEKGQLFGPGTENADGAAFAARAKDDRHHFRFIVSPDDALEMADLNAFTRDLVGQMEKDLDTRLDWVAVDHWNTEHPHIHLIVRGVRDDGQDLVIARDYIKEGMRDRARELVTQELGPRTDLDIRHRLESQIQSERWTQLDRQLLRESRDNGIIDLALSRPRQPDEYHALKVGRLRKLETLGLAQQAGPGQWAIDERAEATLRALGERGDIIKRIHRAMSAAGIERGSANYVLAGESLETPVIGRLVDRGLDDELIGTAYAVVDGVDGRTHHIKLSDLEAAGDGAPGSIVELRKFDDARGQRRAALAVRSDLAVDQQVTASGATWLDRQALAREPAALAEAGFGAEVRDALHRRAEHLVKQGFAERQGRRVVFTRNLLDTLRRAELETLGDRLAADTGKPFKQAASRDFVAGAYRQRLALASGRFAMIDDGLGFQLVPWTPSLEKHLGQHVSGVARGDGGIDWSFGRKKWLGL, from the coding sequence ATGGCTGATGAGCGCGAGTTTCGCATTCGACCCGGGCGCATCCGCTCCACGCGCGCCCAGCAGGCCCGGCCCTTCATCGCGCAGGTGTTGGCCGCGGCGAAAAAGGCCGGCGGCAGCATTTCGCGCTCGGGCCGGATTGTACAAGCAAGCCGCTCCCGCTTTGGTCACGGTCAGCGCGCCAGCATCCAGGCCAACCGCCTCATCACCTCGCGGTCGCGCGGCGCCGTCGTCAAGGCGCGGGTCGTGCGTCATTCGGTGCGCGCCGCTCCCCTTGGCACCCACCTCAACTATCTGCGCCGCGAGGGTGTCAGCCGGGACGGGGAGAAGGGGCAGTTGTTCGGGCCGGGGACGGAGAATGCCGATGGCGCTGCCTTCGCCGCGCGCGCCAAGGACGATCGTCACCATTTCCGCTTCATCGTCTCGCCGGACGACGCTCTCGAAATGGCGGACCTCAACGCCTTCACCCGCGATCTGGTGGGGCAGATGGAGAAGGACCTCGACACGCGGCTCGACTGGGTGGCGGTCGATCACTGGAACACCGAGCATCCCCACATTCACCTGATCGTGCGTGGGGTTCGCGACGATGGCCAGGACCTGGTCATTGCGCGTGACTACATCAAGGAAGGCATGCGCGACCGGGCTCGCGAACTGGTGACCCAGGAACTGGGTCCGCGCACCGATCTCGATATCCGCCACAGGCTCGAAAGCCAGATCCAGTCCGAGCGGTGGACGCAACTTGATCGGCAGTTGCTTCGCGAGAGCCGTGACAACGGGATCATCGATCTCGCGCTATCTCGCCCAAGGCAACCGGACGAGTATCACGCTCTGAAGGTCGGCCGCCTGCGCAAGCTCGAGACCCTTGGTCTTGCCCAGCAGGCCGGGCCTGGCCAATGGGCAATCGACGAACGGGCCGAAGCAACACTGCGCGCGCTTGGCGAGCGTGGCGACATCATCAAGCGCATCCACCGGGCCATGAGTGCGGCTGGCATCGAGCGTGGCTCAGCCAATTATGTCCTGGCCGGGGAGAGCCTGGAGACCCCGGTTATCGGCCGGCTGGTCGATCGTGGGCTCGATGACGAACTGATCGGCACGGCCTATGCCGTGGTCGACGGCGTCGACGGACGCACCCATCACATCAAGCTCTCCGATCTGGAGGCGGCCGGCGACGGCGCGCCGGGATCGATTGTCGAGCTGCGCAAATTCGATGATGCGCGCGGTCAACGCCGGGCCGCACTCGCGGTGCGCTCCGACCTTGCTGTGGATCAGCAGGTTACGGCATCGGGGGCGACCTGGCTCGATCGCCAGGCGCTAGCGCGAGAGCCTGCCGCCCTGGCCGAGGCCGGCTTCGGCGCCGAGGTTCGCGACGCCTTGCATCGGCGCGCCGAACATCTTGTCAAACAGGGGTTCGCGGAAAGGCAAGGCAGACGGGTCGTCTTCACCCGGAACCTGCTCGACACGTTGCGGCGGGCAGAATTGGAGACGCTTGGCGACAGACTCGCCGCCGACACCGGAAAACCTTTCAAGCAGGCCGCTAGCAGGGACTTCGTTGCCGGCGCCTATCGCCAGCGCCTGGCGCTCGCCTCCGGCCGTTTCGCCATGATCGACGACGGGCTCGGCTTCCAGCTCGTCCCCTGGACGCCCTCGCTCGAAAAGCATCTCGGCCAGCACGTCTCCGGTGTCGCGCGCGGCGATGGCGGCATCGACTGGAGTTTTGGCCGCAAGAAGTGGCTCGGCCTCTGA
- a CDS encoding conjugal transfer protein TraG, which produces MSATKILWGQILTVFLIVLATTWAATQWTAWKLGFQIGLGPPWFEIAGIPVYYPPALFWWWYFYDAYAPSVFVEGGLIAASGGFLSIIVAIALSVWRAREARNVHTYGSARWAEKREVEAAGLIDNDGVVLGRYDRHYLRHDGPEHVLCFAPTRSGKGVGLVVPSLLTWPGSAIVHDIKGENWQLTAGFRSLHGRVLLFDPTNSRSSAYNPLLEVRRGESEVRDVQNIADILVDPEGSLEKRNHWEKTSHALLVGAILHVLYAEPDKTLAGVAAFLSDPKRPIESTLAAMMKTAHLGDAGPHPVIASAARELLNKSDNERSGVLSTAMSFLGLYRDPVVAGVTRCCDWRISDIVGGKQPATLYLVVPPSDINRTKPLIRLILNQIGRRLTEDLHTKTNRHRLLLMLDEFPALGRLDFFESALAFMAGYGLKSFLIAQSLNQIEKAYGPNNSVLDNCHVRVSFATNDERTAKRVSDALGTATEMRAMKNYAGHRLSPWLGHLMVSRQETARQLLTPGEIMQLPPTDEIVMVAGTPPIRAKKARYYEDASFKERVLPPPELARSQVAEPDDWSQLPIPAHLEVTQVSGTLGQGDGDPTGSERRLQAELNRAQAVEKAAPIENEFEMGPDDDADDDDAIRNRRLARLMQGVARQVSLDPDDGMEL; this is translated from the coding sequence ATGTCCGCCACAAAAATCCTGTGGGGTCAGATCCTCACGGTCTTCCTGATCGTCCTGGCGACGACCTGGGCGGCGACGCAATGGACCGCATGGAAACTCGGTTTCCAGATCGGGCTCGGTCCACCCTGGTTCGAGATTGCTGGGATACCTGTCTACTATCCGCCAGCTCTATTCTGGTGGTGGTATTTCTACGACGCCTACGCCCCGTCTGTCTTCGTGGAAGGCGGACTGATCGCCGCCTCCGGTGGCTTCCTCTCGATCATCGTTGCCATCGCCCTGTCGGTGTGGCGGGCGCGCGAAGCCAGGAATGTCCACACCTACGGGTCGGCGCGCTGGGCCGAGAAGCGAGAGGTGGAGGCCGCGGGCCTGATCGATAACGATGGTGTGGTGCTCGGGCGCTATGACCGCCATTATCTGCGTCACGACGGGCCAGAGCATGTGTTGTGCTTCGCCCCGACCCGGTCCGGCAAAGGCGTCGGCCTGGTGGTGCCTTCGCTTCTGACCTGGCCGGGCTCGGCGATCGTCCATGACATCAAGGGCGAGAACTGGCAGCTCACCGCGGGCTTTCGCTCTTTGCACGGTCGCGTGCTGCTTTTCGATCCGACCAATTCGAGATCGTCAGCCTACAATCCGCTTCTGGAAGTCCGCCGCGGCGAATCGGAGGTCCGTGACGTCCAGAACATCGCCGACATTCTCGTCGACCCGGAAGGGAGCCTGGAGAAGCGCAACCATTGGGAAAAGACCAGCCACGCGCTGCTGGTCGGCGCGATCCTCCATGTACTCTACGCCGAGCCGGACAAGACGCTCGCCGGCGTCGCCGCGTTTCTTTCCGATCCCAAACGCCCGATAGAATCGACGCTTGCCGCCATGATGAAGACCGCGCACCTGGGCGATGCCGGCCCGCATCCGGTTATCGCCAGCGCGGCGCGCGAGCTGCTCAACAAATCCGACAATGAACGCTCGGGCGTGCTATCCACCGCAATGTCCTTCCTCGGTCTTTACCGCGATCCGGTTGTGGCCGGGGTGACCCGGTGCTGCGACTGGCGAATTTCCGACATCGTCGGCGGGAAGCAGCCGGCAACGCTCTATCTCGTCGTACCGCCTTCGGACATCAACCGGACCAAACCGCTTATCCGCCTGATCCTCAATCAGATCGGTCGCCGCCTGACAGAGGATCTGCATACCAAGACAAATCGCCACCGGCTGCTTCTGATGTTGGACGAGTTCCCGGCGCTGGGCCGCCTCGACTTCTTCGAGAGCGCACTGGCTTTCATGGCGGGCTATGGCCTGAAAAGCTTTCTCATCGCGCAGTCGCTGAACCAGATCGAGAAGGCCTACGGTCCCAACAACTCGGTCCTCGACAACTGCCATGTCCGCGTCAGCTTCGCCACGAACGATGAAAGGACTGCCAAACGCGTGTCCGACGCTCTCGGCACGGCAACCGAAATGCGGGCGATGAAGAACTATGCCGGTCACCGGCTCTCGCCCTGGCTCGGGCATCTCATGGTGTCGAGGCAAGAGACGGCCCGCCAGTTGCTGACGCCCGGCGAGATCATGCAGCTGCCGCCGACCGACGAGATCGTCATGGTGGCGGGCACGCCGCCGATCAGGGCCAAGAAGGCCCGGTACTACGAGGACGCCAGCTTTAAGGAGCGCGTGCTGCCGCCACCCGAACTGGCGCGATCGCAAGTGGCCGAGCCTGACGACTGGAGCCAGTTGCCGATCCCGGCTCACTTGGAGGTCACACAAGTTTCCGGAACGCTGGGGCAGGGTGATGGCGATCCAACGGGATCGGAGCGCCGCCTGCAAGCAGAACTCAATCGGGCGCAGGCCGTCGAGAAAGCGGCGCCGATCGAAAACGAATTCGAAATGGGACCGGACGACGATGCCGACGACGACGATGCCATCCGCAATCGGCGCCTGGCGCGCCTCATGCAAGGGGTGGCGCGGCAGGTTTCCCTGGACCCCGATGACGGCATGGAGCTGTAG
- a CDS encoding type II toxin-antitoxin system HipA family toxin — protein sequence MARRPAHIPLNVFLNGRLVGVLRRESTGAIDFQYAREWLDWRGTFPISLSLPLREDRYIGTPVTNVFDNLLPDNDAIRRRVAERVGADGTDAYSLLAALGHDCVGALQFLPDGMDPGPPGSVEGKPVSNEDVAGIIANLAAAPLGLGEDEDFRISIAGAQEKTALLRKDGGWFKPIGTAATTHILKPQIGRLPNGIDLSNSVENEYLCLKLLQAFGVPAAQAQIADFGERRTLIVERFDRLWARDGRLLRLPQEDICQALSVPPTRKYQSDGGPGMREIVELLKGSDTPDEDIATFLRTCILFWLIGATDGHAKNFSIFLSPGGRFRMTPLYDVLTAQPSLDTGQIPRKKFKLAMSVGKNGHYSVPDIMPRHFLQTADIAGVGTPLMRRIFDDIAENVEKQADEVIMSLPRGFPEQLADAVKSAIGKRAALLADNKADAVD from the coding sequence ATGGCACGGCGTCCGGCTCACATCCCCCTGAACGTGTTCCTGAACGGGCGCCTGGTCGGCGTCCTGCGCAGGGAATCGACGGGCGCCATCGACTTCCAATACGCCCGCGAATGGCTGGACTGGCGCGGCACCTTCCCGATCTCACTCTCGCTTCCCTTACGCGAAGACCGCTATATCGGCACGCCAGTGACCAACGTCTTCGATAACCTGCTTCCGGACAATGACGCGATACGCAGGCGTGTTGCCGAACGCGTCGGCGCCGACGGCACGGACGCCTACAGCCTGCTGGCAGCGCTCGGCCATGACTGCGTCGGCGCGTTGCAGTTCCTGCCCGATGGCATGGATCCAGGCCCTCCCGGCAGTGTCGAAGGCAAGCCGGTCAGCAACGAGGACGTCGCCGGAATAATCGCGAACCTTGCTGCCGCTCCGCTCGGCCTGGGCGAGGATGAGGACTTTCGCATCTCTATTGCCGGCGCGCAGGAAAAGACCGCACTGCTGCGCAAGGACGGAGGCTGGTTCAAACCGATCGGCACGGCAGCGACCACCCATATCCTGAAGCCGCAGATCGGTCGGCTGCCGAACGGCATCGATCTCTCCAACAGCGTCGAAAATGAGTATCTGTGCCTTAAGCTGCTACAGGCGTTTGGCGTTCCCGCCGCCCAGGCGCAGATCGCTGACTTCGGCGAGCGCCGCACGTTGATCGTAGAACGCTTCGACCGGCTGTGGGCCCGCGACGGTCGCCTTCTGCGCCTGCCGCAGGAGGATATCTGTCAAGCGCTGTCAGTGCCACCGACGCGCAAGTACCAGTCGGATGGCGGTCCCGGCATGCGCGAGATTGTCGAGCTCTTGAAGGGTAGCGATACGCCAGATGAAGACATCGCCACCTTCTTGCGCACCTGCATCCTGTTTTGGCTGATTGGCGCGACCGACGGCCACGCCAAGAATTTCAGCATTTTTCTCAGCCCTGGCGGACGATTCCGCATGACGCCGCTTTACGACGTGCTGACCGCGCAGCCCAGCCTTGATACCGGACAGATTCCGCGCAAAAAATTCAAGCTGGCAATGTCGGTCGGCAAGAACGGGCACTATTCGGTACCAGACATCATGCCACGCCACTTCCTGCAGACCGCTGACATCGCCGGTGTGGGTACCCCCCTCATGCGCAGAATTTTCGATGACATTGCTGAAAACGTGGAGAAGCAGGCCGACGAGGTGATCATGTCGCTGCCCCGCGGCTTTCCCGAGCAGCTGGCCGACGCAGTCAAGTCAGCTATCGGCAAGCGGGCGGCTCTCCTCGCCGACAACAAGGCTGATGCCGTCGATTGA
- a CDS encoding helix-turn-helix domain-containing protein gives MTDQIARNAKQLGAILRRARKNAGLTQGSLGNQIHLRQGTVSRLEAGEPAMQLRTLMAALSALDLELVVRARSKGSSADIEDLF, from the coding sequence ATGACGGACCAGATCGCTCGCAACGCAAAACAACTCGGAGCCATTCTGCGCCGCGCCCGCAAGAACGCCGGGCTCACGCAAGGCTCGCTCGGCAACCAGATCCACCTGCGCCAAGGTACGGTCTCCCGCCTCGAGGCCGGCGAGCCCGCGATGCAACTCCGCACCTTGATGGCCGCCCTCTCCGCCCTCGACCTTGAACTCGTCGTGCGCGCGCGCAGCAAAGGCAGCTCTGCTGATATTGAGGATCTGTTCTGA
- the ehuB gene encoding ectoine/hydroxyectoine ABC transporter substrate-binding protein EhuB, with protein MKFRARSAAIGLACIAYAALVGSVLPATAETTKERVLKEGRIVIGIHNRSPWGYKKEGTGELLGWHPDLLRAAFADLGIKQVDFEVTEFGALIPGLMAGRFDAVASGLSITPERCQQVAFGAPDLRTDDAAVVLAGNPKAIHSYADLAKKSDAIMGGGRGSNVIKNAITEGVPEDRILQFPDIETNIAALRAGRIDAALFSSPTVIGLLAGNRSPDLERASPFTTDEKSISYIAIAFRKDDGDLRDLYNQGLAKVMSNGTIASLMAKYGFGPTENVPPGLTTSQLCGAAN; from the coding sequence ATGAAATTTCGAGCCCGATCGGCTGCGATTGGCCTGGCCTGCATCGCCTATGCCGCGCTTGTTGGATCAGTGCTGCCGGCAACGGCAGAGACCACGAAGGAACGCGTCTTGAAGGAAGGGCGCATCGTCATCGGCATCCACAACCGCTCGCCATGGGGCTACAAGAAGGAGGGAACCGGCGAGCTGCTCGGCTGGCATCCGGATCTTCTTAGGGCGGCCTTTGCCGATCTCGGGATCAAGCAGGTCGACTTCGAGGTCACCGAGTTCGGCGCCTTGATCCCCGGCCTGATGGCCGGCCGTTTCGATGCCGTTGCATCGGGCCTATCGATAACGCCCGAGCGATGTCAGCAGGTTGCCTTCGGCGCTCCCGACCTGAGGACCGACGACGCGGCGGTCGTGCTCGCCGGTAACCCCAAGGCGATCCACAGCTATGCGGATCTTGCCAAAAAATCCGACGCGATCATGGGCGGCGGCCGCGGCAGCAATGTCATCAAGAACGCCATCACCGAAGGCGTGCCGGAGGACCGCATCCTGCAGTTCCCGGACATCGAGACCAACATCGCGGCACTGCGCGCCGGCCGCATCGACGCGGCTCTGTTCTCTTCCCCGACGGTGATCGGACTGCTGGCCGGCAACAGGAGCCCCGATCTGGAGCGCGCCAGCCCGTTCACGACGGACGAGAAGTCGATCAGCTACATCGCGATCGCGTTCAGGAAGGACGATGGCGATCTGCGCGACCTCTACAATCAGGGTCTGGCGAAGGTCATGTCGAATGGCACGATCGCCAGCCTCATGGCGAAGTACGGATTTGGCCCCACGGAGAACGTGCCGCCAGGGTTGACGACGTCGCAGTTGTGCGGAGCCGCCAACTGA
- a CDS encoding MmgE/PrpD family protein, producing MSLDTADRPTARLCAFIAELDFEQIPPRVVHFAKGLMIDWLGSALAGKGAHQVEMIDGFARAMGPAGGPSIVIPTRRGTSPYFAAMVNAAASHVVEQDDVHNGSVFHPAAVIFPAVLAVAEAEGKSGREMLTACIAGYEVGIRVGEFLGRSHYEVFHTTGTAGAVAAAAAVGKLIGLDAAGLNHALGSAGTQAAGLWEFLRDAADSKQLHTARAAANGLFAAYLARDGFKGAARILEGEKGMSAGMSSDADPSRLTDGLGSRWATEETSFKWHASCRHTHPAADALQLLMRREGLGPDDIAEVVTHVHQGAIDVLGAVDIPQTVHQAKFSMGTVLGLIAVNGVADLDAFERQALADAGVTRFRSKVRMEFDAEIDSLYPRRWVGKVSVTTVDGRKLTARVDEAKGDPGNTLAKQELESKAIRLAEFRCGATADEMRRCIARVWKLDQPGSTAEIFAER from the coding sequence GTGAGCCTGGACACCGCCGATCGGCCGACAGCCAGGCTTTGCGCCTTCATCGCCGAGCTCGACTTCGAGCAGATTCCGCCGCGCGTCGTTCATTTCGCGAAAGGGCTGATGATCGACTGGCTCGGATCGGCTCTCGCCGGCAAGGGCGCGCACCAGGTCGAGATGATCGATGGTTTTGCCCGCGCGATGGGGCCGGCGGGCGGACCCAGCATTGTCATTCCGACGCGGCGGGGCACAAGTCCTTACTTCGCGGCGATGGTCAACGCTGCGGCCTCACACGTCGTGGAACAGGACGACGTCCACAACGGCTCGGTCTTTCACCCGGCAGCGGTGATCTTTCCCGCCGTGTTGGCGGTTGCCGAAGCTGAGGGGAAGAGCGGACGAGAAATGCTGACTGCCTGCATCGCCGGCTATGAGGTGGGCATCCGCGTCGGAGAATTCCTGGGGCGCTCACATTACGAGGTCTTCCACACCACCGGCACGGCCGGCGCTGTCGCCGCGGCTGCGGCCGTCGGCAAGCTCATCGGCCTGGACGCCGCCGGTCTCAACCATGCTCTCGGCTCCGCCGGTACGCAGGCGGCAGGGCTCTGGGAATTCCTGCGTGATGCCGCCGATTCGAAGCAGCTTCATACCGCGCGCGCAGCCGCCAATGGTCTGTTCGCCGCCTATCTTGCACGCGACGGCTTCAAGGGCGCCGCGCGGATCCTCGAAGGGGAAAAGGGCATGTCAGCCGGCATGTCCAGCGATGCCGATCCGTCCCGATTGACGGACGGGCTCGGCAGCCGTTGGGCAACGGAGGAGACGTCCTTCAAATGGCACGCCTCCTGTCGCCACACCCATCCGGCAGCCGACGCACTTCAGCTGCTCATGCGCCGCGAGGGGCTCGGCCCGGACGACATCGCGGAGGTGGTCACCCATGTCCACCAGGGCGCCATCGATGTCCTGGGTGCGGTGGACATCCCTCAGACGGTCCACCAGGCGAAGTTCTCCATGGGCACGGTGTTGGGGCTCATCGCCGTCAATGGCGTCGCCGACCTCGACGCGTTCGAACGCCAGGCACTTGCCGACGCTGGCGTAACGCGCTTCCGCTCGAAGGTGCGTATGGAATTCGATGCCGAGATCGACAGCCTTTATCCGAGGCGATGGGTCGGCAAGGTGAGCGTCACGACCGTTGACGGCCGCAAGCTGACTGCCCGGGTCGACGAGGCCAAGGGCGATCCAGGCAACACGCTTGCCAAGCAGGAATTGGAATCCAAGGCCATTCGTCTCGCCGAATTTCGATGCGGGGCCACAGCTGATGAGATGCGCCGCTGTATAGCCCGTGTCTGGAAGCTCGATCAGCCAGGAAGCACGGCGGAAATATTTGCTGAGCGCTAG
- a CDS encoding HpcH/HpaI aldolase/citrate lyase family protein, translating into MVSFVTPVVSLFVPGSRPERFAKADNSGADAVILDLEDAVAPGNKDLAREVVVAHAAMLKSAIVVRINAAGTPWHEADIDAVRRLDGVSVMLPKVERPEDIANMARHMARSVSVIALVESAVGLANLPDILATSGVVAVAFGSVDFSLDLGCAHDRLTLLAARNEIVWRSRAAGRAAPIDGVTTDLSSPEITEVDARHAMKMGFGGKMAIHPRQIEPIRIAFRPSDNEIIWARDIVGAASSGEAVQVNGEMVDRPVIERARRILRWAALV; encoded by the coding sequence ATGGTGAGCTTCGTCACGCCTGTCGTGTCGCTTTTCGTGCCGGGCTCGCGGCCGGAGCGGTTTGCCAAGGCCGACAACAGCGGCGCGGATGCGGTCATTCTCGACCTTGAGGATGCCGTCGCCCCTGGCAACAAGGACCTCGCTCGCGAAGTGGTCGTTGCTCATGCGGCCATGCTGAAATCAGCGATCGTGGTCCGCATCAACGCCGCCGGCACACCCTGGCACGAAGCGGATATCGATGCCGTACGGCGCCTCGACGGCGTCTCCGTCATGCTGCCCAAGGTCGAACGTCCAGAAGACATTGCTAATATGGCTAGGCACATGGCACGCAGCGTTTCCGTCATCGCGCTGGTCGAAAGCGCTGTCGGCCTTGCCAACCTGCCGGACATACTGGCCACGTCCGGCGTCGTTGCCGTGGCGTTCGGCTCGGTCGACTTCTCGCTCGATCTCGGTTGCGCGCATGATCGGCTGACCCTGCTTGCGGCCCGCAACGAAATTGTCTGGCGCTCGCGCGCGGCCGGCCGTGCTGCGCCGATCGACGGTGTGACGACCGACCTGAGCAGTCCCGAAATCACCGAGGTTGACGCCCGCCATGCAATGAAGATGGGCTTCGGTGGCAAAATGGCGATCCATCCGAGGCAGATCGAGCCGATTCGCATTGCATTTCGCCCGAGCGACAATGAAATCATCTGGGCACGCGACATCGTCGGCGCAGCTTCGTCCGGCGAAGCTGTCCAGGTGAACGGCGAAATGGTGGATCGGCCAGTCATAGAGCGAGCAAGGCGGATCCTTCGCTGGGCCGCCTTGGTCTAG
- a CDS encoding FAS1-like dehydratase domain-containing protein, translating to MTLDTSTLQEWVGRTHEVEDVVTPRLLASFDATLGDHAAQTAGSTAPPGLHWCLTPDIADRRKLGPDGHPTKGGFLPPVPLPRRMWAASDVRFIAPIRSGDRIRRRSTLTAIEEKQGRTGPLTFVMVRHDIANDAGPVIEEDQTIAYRAAGATAATPAPPGTPPPAASNERWVDVDPVLLFRYSALTFNGHRIHYDAPYATTVEGYPGLVIHGPLQATLLLNFATAIFGSSPRRFSFRGVHPATRPQRLLLSATCPGNDGMALEVRSADGHVTVKATAQW from the coding sequence ATGACTCTGGACACGAGCACGCTGCAGGAATGGGTTGGACGCACCCACGAGGTCGAGGATGTTGTCACCCCGCGCCTGCTGGCCAGCTTTGACGCCACGCTCGGGGACCACGCAGCGCAAACCGCCGGGAGCACGGCCCCGCCCGGACTGCACTGGTGCCTGACGCCCGATATTGCCGACAGGCGCAAACTCGGACCTGACGGGCACCCCACCAAAGGCGGCTTCCTGCCGCCGGTGCCGCTTCCGCGCCGCATGTGGGCTGCCAGCGATGTCCGTTTCATAGCGCCGATCCGCTCCGGCGACCGCATCCGCCGTCGCTCGACATTGACCGCCATCGAGGAGAAGCAGGGCCGCACCGGCCCGCTCACCTTCGTCATGGTCCGGCACGACATTGCCAACGACGCTGGCCCGGTGATCGAGGAGGACCAGACCATTGCCTATCGCGCCGCCGGCGCTACGGCAGCGACCCCTGCCCCGCCGGGAACTCCACCCCCGGCGGCATCGAACGAGCGCTGGGTTGACGTGGATCCGGTGCTACTCTTTCGTTACTCCGCGCTGACGTTCAATGGGCATCGTATCCACTACGACGCGCCTTACGCCACAACGGTCGAGGGTTATCCCGGGCTCGTCATCCATGGCCCGCTGCAGGCGACGCTGCTCCTGAACTTTGCCACAGCCATTTTCGGCTCCTCGCCGCGCCGTTTCTCCTTCCGGGGCGTGCATCCGGCAACCAGACCGCAACGCCTGCTTCTGAGCGCAACGTGTCCGGGCAATGACGGCATGGCTCTCGAGGTACGGTCGGCCGACGGCCATGTGACGGTGAAGGCCACGGCGCAATGGTGA